The window TAACCCTGATCAACATCGGGAAATCCTGGGTGGAAGACCGACCTTAGCATGCTGCCATAGGCCTGTCCAAGCTTGCGAAGAGACAACGATCCGGCCTTCATTCGGTTCGCATCAATCCGATCTTGGCTGCCTGTTGTGAGGCCATGCCCTCGACCGAATGAGAGCCACTCCGGTCTACTCCGCCGCTTGCTGCGCCACCGTGGGCACGTCGCCTGCCACGGTGGCGCGGCGCATGTCGCGTGGCTGGCTCTCGTCATAACGCCGCACACGATGCATGGTCTGGCGATTGTCCCAGATCACCAGGTCATGCAGCGCCCATTTGTGCACATAGACGAACTGCGGCTGGGTGGCGTGTTCGTTGAGATCGCGCAGCAGCACGCGCGCTTCCGGCATCGGCAGACCGACGATGCCGCCGGCATGGGATGACAGATAGAGCGATTTCCGGCCGGTCACCGGATGGGTTCGCACCAGCCGCTGCAACACCGGCCTGAACATCGCCTTCTCCTCTTCGCTGTAATCGAGGAAGCCCAGCGCACCGCGCGAATACATCAATGAGTGCTCGCACACCATGTCCTCGATCTCACGCCGCGTATCGTCGTCGAGCGCGTCATAGGCCGCGCGCATGTCGGCAAATTCGGTGTTGCCGCCCTTCGGATTGACGGTGCGGGCCGACAGCATCGAGTACTTGGCGGGAATGACGCGAAACGAACTGTCGGAATGCCACAGGCAGTTGCCGAGGTTGAACAGCCGCTGGCGGCTGTCGCGCGCCAGCGGTTGACCGTCCTTGCCGAGATTGGACACATCCGCCATGCCCGACTTCAGACGCGCATCTTCCGGCTTGGTAACGCTGCCGCCGCGGGTGTTTTCCGGCTCGCCGAAATTCCGGCAGAACGCCATCTGCTGCTCGTCGGTGAAGGCCTGATCGTGGAACACCAACACGGCATAACGATCCATGCCGGCTTCGATCGCGACCACATCCTCGCGCGCGAGCGGTTTGGTGAGATCGACACCGGAGACTTCGCCCACGAAAACAGGATGCAGCGATCGGATGACAACAGGCATGGCGGTTGCTCCCAGCGATTCGATCCGTTCTTGCTGCGGCCATTCGAGACCGCCACGAAATGCTCCGCCACCTCATCCCTGGAGTCAACGCGGGTATCGATGCACATGACACAGACAAGCCCTGCGTTTTGCAAAGCTCGTCACCAGGCCAAGGCAAAGAAAAGCCCCGCCACGAGGCGGGGCTCTTCGATGCGACATATCCGCCCGCGCTATTCGATGACGCGGATCACGCGGCGCGTCCGTGGCTCCACGATCACGCGACGATCATTGACGACGGCGTAGCTGTAATCGCGATAGCGCGGAACCGGGCGCACCTCGACGTACTCCGGCAGCGGTTCGCCGACGACGACCCGCTCGCGCACCACCACGGACGGCTCGCGAATGCCTGTCACCGAGCCGATCACGGCTGCTGGAATATCGATCGCCGCTCCAACAGCGGCGCCAACGGTTCCGCCGACAGCGGCACCGACCGGCCCCGCCACGGCACCACCGGTCGCCGCGCCATCCCGCGCCGTGTCGACGGTCACACCTTGGGCAAGTGCAAGAGTGGGAGTCAGCGCAAGCGCTGCAACAGCAAGTGTGGTTGTGAGCTTCATCATCGTCCTCCGTATTATGTCAGAGGCCGATCAACTCGTGCGATCCGGTGCCGTTCCCGCGGGAACTGCCGGAACATTGTGCGCCGAGTTCCAATATGGCGGTCTTATGGTCGCGGCGTCGGTTTGCACGTACTCAGCGCGGCGTCAGACGATACCAGGCAACTTTTCCCGGCATGAACTGGCCACGCCCGCGCTTGGACCACAATGGCGGAGCGTGATCGCCAACGATGAGAATCTCAGCCGGGCCGATCGCGGGCTCAAGCGCCAGCCGCGCGATCGAGCCAAACAAATCGTGCCAGAGCTCCGCCATCCGGCAGACATGGACCGTTCCGAAATCGTCGGGCTTCAGCTCGCAATCGTAGTTGGTCAGCGCATCTCCGGGTCCAACCGGAATATGCGTATTCAGTGTCAGCCAATAGATGAACCGGGGCGAATTGACGTAAGCCGCCTCCTTCGCGATCACCGGCGCAAGGTCGGCGTCGCAGACGCTGCGAAACGCACTTCCACATCGGCGCGTCACACGCGACAGCAAGCTCTCTCCGAACACAGCCTTGTCGAAACCAATTTCCGGATACCATTCGCGGCGCTCGAACATGTCCTGGGAAAAGCCATGAACCGCGAGCGTGGAGTATCCGAGACGATGCAGCTTGCTCGGCAGACAGTCCGTACCGGATTCCCGCGCGAAGTCCGCGTAGCGGGCGCGCGTGCTGCACAGCTCGCGCATTTCGCCCGACGTCGTGGAGCCGTAATATTGCGCCGTCCCCGACGTCACGACATATTTGTCGGTGACGCGTGGCTTATTCAGCGGTGCCGCGATGCGGGCCCGGGCGAGCGGGTTGTTGAAGTAACCCAGGCTTTCGACGACGACCACCACGACATTGCGGCCATTGACGCCCGCCACCGTCCTGAAACCGGATACCTCGGAGGCAGAAACGATCGGCTTGTCGCGCCCGAACATCGTATTGAAATCGAAGTGGGCCGAGGTGTTGGAAACCAGGTCGGCCACCACAAGCACGAGCGTCGCAGCAAACAGCATCACGGCATTGCCACGAACCACGTCTTCGCGGCGCGCCAGCAACATCAGGCTGGCGGCCGTGGTCAGGGCGATCGAGACGATCATCCCGACATAAAGCGGCGAGGCCAGCATGTTGATGCGGCGCGCATGCTCCAGCGCCACCATCAGTTCGGTGGGGGCGAGCCCGAACATCAGCGAGATCGTCCCAACCAGGTCGAACGCCAGGATGCCGAGAAACAATGCCACCGTCATCGCAAACGGGATCTTCCGCGCGCTGATGGCAAGGACGCAGTAAAGCATCATCGCGGCCGGACGCGGAGGCAGACCAACGTCGACGAGCGACATGAGCGTCGCCAGGGATAGGGCGTTGGGAAGCAGCAGACCCGCGATCAGCAATTTGATCGAGGGATCGATATCAAAACGTCGCAACACCCGCGCCTGAACCGCGCGCGCCCGCTCCGTTTCGCCCAATGAGTCCTCTGCCAGCCCCATGACCGGACGGCATACCGTCAAAACTTCAATCTTCGGTTGAACAGTTCCACATAAAAACAAGTTTGCGCGATTATGATTTGTTTACGATAAGTTTGCGCCGCCTATTATTTACCAAACAAGCCAATGAGATTGCGCGGTTTTTCGTCCGCCGCGCCCGGTCGCGGCGCGCCGAAATACCAACTGGCTAGGTATTATTCAGCCCGCATCAGCGCGTGAACAGACCATCGGGAGCAGAGGCGGATCGTCCGACACCCGCTGGCGGACGCGGCACGCCATCGCGCGGACGCGGCGGCCGAAGCTGTTGCGGCGGGGGCGAAGGCCGCGTGTCGAAACCGAAAAATCCAGGCGACGCTCCAGGCGAGGAGAAGGCCGGCGGCGCACGCTTTTTCTTCGGCGGCTGAGCGGGAGCCACAGCAGCGGCGGATGCCGCACCGTCAGGCGGTGCGACCGCCGCGACAGGTGGCGTTTCCGCTTTGGCCGGCGTTGCCGCAATCGGGACGTCCTTGCCTGGCTCTAGTCGCCCGACGTCGCGGCGCGGCCAGGAAAAATCGTCAGCACGGCCGGCTGGCGCCGCCAACGCCTCGCCCTTCACCATGGTGCGCGCGGCAAGCGCGTCGACCGACGCGGGCCGGGTGCCGGGACCGCCGAGCAATTCGTCAGTGCCGACCGAGGACACCACCAGAGGAACGATCGGCCCCGCCAGCGGACGCGGCGCGGGTCCACCCGGGCGGGCATTGACATCGGGAATCGCCGGTTCGCTCGGCAGTGCTACCGGCGTGGTCCGCGCCGCCAGCAGCCGGGTGATTTCGCGCTCGACATAGTGCGCGAGCTTGCGCGCGCCGGCCTTGGTGAAGAACACGCCATCCGCACTGCGCAGCCGGCGAATCTGGCCTTCGAAAT is drawn from Bradyrhizobium prioriisuperbiae and contains these coding sequences:
- a CDS encoding DUF1236 domain-containing protein, with translation MKLTTTLAVAALALTPTLALAQGVTVDTARDGAATGGAVAGPVGAAVGGTVGAAVGAAIDIPAAVIGSVTGIREPSVVVRERVVVGEPLPEYVEVRPVPRYRDYSYAVVNDRRVIVEPRTRRVIRVIE
- a CDS encoding sulfatase-like hydrolase/transferase, whose amino-acid sequence is MGETERARAVQARVLRRFDIDPSIKLLIAGLLLPNALSLATLMSLVDVGLPPRPAAMMLYCVLAISARKIPFAMTVALFLGILAFDLVGTISLMFGLAPTELMVALEHARRINMLASPLYVGMIVSIALTTAASLMLLARREDVVRGNAVMLFAATLVLVVADLVSNTSAHFDFNTMFGRDKPIVSASEVSGFRTVAGVNGRNVVVVVVESLGYFNNPLARARIAAPLNKPRVTDKYVVTSGTAQYYGSTTSGEMRELCSTRARYADFARESGTDCLPSKLHRLGYSTLAVHGFSQDMFERREWYPEIGFDKAVFGESLLSRVTRRCGSAFRSVCDADLAPVIAKEAAYVNSPRFIYWLTLNTHIPVGPGDALTNYDCELKPDDFGTVHVCRMAELWHDLFGSIARLALEPAIGPAEILIVGDHAPPLWSKRGRGQFMPGKVAWYRLTPR
- a CDS encoding TauD/TfdA family dioxygenase, whose translation is MPVVIRSLHPVFVGEVSGVDLTKPLAREDVVAIEAGMDRYAVLVFHDQAFTDEQQMAFCRNFGEPENTRGGSVTKPEDARLKSGMADVSNLGKDGQPLARDSRQRLFNLGNCLWHSDSSFRVIPAKYSMLSARTVNPKGGNTEFADMRAAYDALDDDTRREIEDMVCEHSLMYSRGALGFLDYSEEEKAMFRPVLQRLVRTHPVTGRKSLYLSSHAGGIVGLPMPEARVLLRDLNEHATQPQFVYVHKWALHDLVIWDNRQTMHRVRRYDESQPRDMRRATVAGDVPTVAQQAAE